One genomic segment of Sparus aurata chromosome 24, fSpaAur1.1, whole genome shotgun sequence includes these proteins:
- the LOC115576649 gene encoding zinc finger protein OZF-like encodes MSKVQTLRVFVKQRLTAAAEEIFELFERTIAEYEEELCRHRKLLDAVLQPQVQLHRTDVQLLSVSKEEVPSEQQDWSSGPDQKEPPEPPHIKEEQQEIWTNQEEDDVTEVTFTPVTVKSEVDDGINCGGPEPVRNFKPDTHLQPVTHDKSPDVSVGGWVLDETREPQSGLKLPNNYRRVTTGEKSFPCLDCGKTFSQNANLKTHMRIHRGEKPFSCSFCSKRFIQKIHLVRHLALHTGEKRHSCSACGNRFTWHYQLKKHQCVGRQSSHIHLSQEHLKMEADGEDCGELEPAKSLYPERATSFSHDGQLQKHNRVQTGLRSFSCSVCGKKYPRKKSLTDHMRIHSEGNGFSCSVCKKTFPWRGNVVTHMRIHTGEKPFSCSICGRGFTTGSNLTAHIRVHTREKPFTCSVCNVRFCDRSTLSRHLRIHTREKPFTCSVCGKSIALYGNLRRHMRIHTGDTI; translated from the exons atgtctaaagtccaaacGCTGAGAGTTTTTGTGAAGCAGCGACTAACTGCGGCTGCTGAAGAGATATTCGAGCTGTTTGAAAgaacgatagcagagtacgaggaggaactgtgtcgacACCGGAAACTACTGGACGCTGTTTTACAGCCTCAGGTCCAGTTACACAGAACAG ACGtccagctgctgtcagtgagTAAAGAAGAGGTTCCTTCAGAGCAGCAGGACTGGAGCTCTGGGCCGGACCAGAAGGAACCACCAGAGCCGCCccacattaaagaggaacagcAGGAAATCTGGACcaatcaggaggaggatgatgtcaCTGAGGTCACATTCACTCCTGTCACTGTGAAGAGTGAAGTAGATGATGGAATAAACTGTGGAGGACCAGAACCAGTCAGGAACTTTAAGCCTGATACTCATTTACAACCAGTTACACATGACAAGAGTCCAGATGTTTCTGTAGGAGGCTGGGTTCTGGATGAGACCAGGGAACCTCAGTCCGGTTTAAAGCTCCCGAACAACTACCGACGAGTTACCACTGGTGAGAAATCATTTCCGTGCTTGGACTGCGGTAAAACATTCAGCCAAAACGCAAATctgaagacacacatgagaattcacagaggagagaaaccatttagttgctCGTTTTGCAGCAAGAGATTTATACAGAAGATACATCTGGTCCGCCACCTGGCGCTGCACACGGGGGAGAAACGACACAGCTGCAGCGCTTGTGGCAACAGATTCACTTGGCATTATCAGCTCAAAAAACATCAGTGTGTCGGTCGTCAGTCGTCACACATTCATCTGAGCCAAGAGCATTTGAAGatggaagctgatggagaagACTGTGGAGAATTAGAACCAGCCAAGAGCCTTTATCCTGAACGTGCTACAAGCTTTAGCCACGATGGacagctgcagaaacacaacagagtCCAAACTGGACTGAGGTCTTTCAGCTGCTCAGTTTGTGGTAAAAAATACCCCAGGAAGAAATCTTTAACAGATCACATGAGAATCCATTCAGAAGGAAACGGATTCAGCTGCTCGGTGTGTAAAAAGACGTTTCCATGGAGAGGAAATGTTGTGACACACATGAGGATCCACACGGGGGAGAAACCCTTCAGTTGTTCCATCTGTGGGAGAGGATTTACAACAGGCTCAAATCTGACCGCACACATCAGAGTCCACACCAGAGAGAAACCTTTCACGTGCTCCGTTTGTAATGTGAGATTCTGCGACAGAAGCACTTTGTCCCGACACCTGAGAATTCACACCAGAGAGAAACCATTCACTTGTTCCGTTTGCGGTAAAAGCATCGCGTTGTATGGAAATCTGAGACgacacatgagaatccacacggGAGACACCATTTAA